In Sorghum bicolor cultivar BTx623 chromosome 10, Sorghum_bicolor_NCBIv3, whole genome shotgun sequence, one genomic interval encodes:
- the LOC8063838 gene encoding L-arabinokinase, with protein sequence MASAGGAGADHSPPPRSLVFAFYLTGHGFGHATRAIEVVRHLIAAGHEVHVATAVPEFVFTAEVRSPRLRIRRAILDCGAVQADALTVDPLATLEKYREAAVVPRESILRAEAEWLSSIKADLVVSDVVPIVCRVASDMGVPSVCIGNFSWDFIYAEYIMEAGYHHRSIVWQIAEDYSHCDILLRLPGYGPMPAFRNVIDVPLVVRGFRKSRSEVRKELGIEENAKVLIFNFGGQPAGWKLKQEWLPDGWICLVCGASDSQDVPPNFIKLAKDAYTPDVMAASDCMLGKIGYGTASEVLACKLPLVFVRRDYFNEEPFLRNLLEYYQNSIEMIRSDFLAGHWKPYLLRALTLQPCYNGPIIGGEVVAQILQDTAVGKKCVSDKSSGARRLQDAMVSGYVLQRAPGRDAGIPDWYSLSKTETETGAGPTSKNVATKESAASSRCIEDFEILHGDLQGLTDTIEFLKSLSELSGNDLKSSKKQRLERTAASVLFDWETEIYVARAPGRLDVMGGIADYSGSLVLQMPLREACHVAVQRSHPSKQKLWEHTKARQLENAGLVPVVQIVSFGSDLSNRAPTFNMDLTDFMDGGKPISYEKARELFCQDPSQKWAAYVAGTILVLMTELGAQFTDSISILVSSAVPEGKGVSSSASVEVSTMSAIAAAYGLNIIPRDLALLCQKVENHVVGAPCGVMDQMASACGEANKLLAMVCQPAEVKELVGIPTHIRFWGLDSGIRHSVGGGDYGSVRVGTYMGRKMIKCAASDLVSESLTSGPPVQSDCYKENGMGVLKSEAALEYLCNLPPHRYEAVYAKDIPEVISGEAFSEKYGDHDDTVTVIDPKRSYSVKAPTRHPIYENFRVEAFKTLLAAGNTDEQLSALGELMYQCHNSYSACGLGSDGTDRLVNLVREMQHMKTSEGGSPSLFGAKITGGGSGGTVCVIGKNCARSSEEIAEIQRRYKAETGYLPILFDGSSPGAGKFGYLKIRRRCP encoded by the exons ATGGCATCCGCCGGTGGCGCTGGCGCGGACCATTCCCCGCCGCCGCGTAGCCTGGTCTTCGCCTTCTACCTCACGGGCCACGGCTTCGGCCACGCCACCCGCGCCATCGAG GTGGTGCGGCACCTGATCGCGGCCGGGCACGAGGTGCACGTGGCGACGGCCGTGCCGGAGTTCGTCTTCACCGCCGAGGTGCGGTCCCCGCGCCTCCGCATCCGCAGGGCCATCCTCGACTGCGGCGCCGTCCAGGCTGATGCCCTCACCGTCGACCCCCTCGCTACGCTGGAGAAG TACCGTGAGGCGGCAGTGGTGCCCCGCGAATCCATCCTCAGGGCCGAGGCGGAGTGGCTGAGCTCCATCAAGGCAGACCTAGTG GTCTCGGATGTTGTTCCTATTGTGTGCAGGGTGGCTTCAGATATGGGCGTCCCCTCTGTATGCATTGGGAATTTTAG TTGGGACTTCATATATGCTGAATACATTATGGAGGCTGGATATCATCACCGATCTATTGTTTGGCAG ATAGCAGAGGATTACTCGCATTGTGACATATTACTTCGACTACCTGGATATGGCCCAA TGCCGGCTTTTCGCAATGTCATCGATGTGCCTCTTGTGGTTAGAGGATTTCGCAAATCCAGATCTGAG GTGAGGAAGGAACTTGGAATTGAGGAGAATGCTAAGGTGCTCATTTTTAATTTTGGGGGACAG CCAGCAGGATGGAAACTGAAGCAAGAGTGGCTCCCTGATGGTTGGATCTGTTTG GTCTGTGGTGCTTCTGATTCTCAAGATGTTCCACCGAACTTCATTAAGCTTGCAAAAGATGCTTACACACCTGATGTTATGGCAGCATCTGACTGTATGCTTG GAAAAATTGGATATGGAACTGCAAGTGAGGTTTTGGCCTGCAAGCTGCCATTAGTGTTTGTTCGCAGAGATTACTTTAACGAAGAGCCATTTTTGCGAaatttgcttgag TACTACCAAAACAGCATTGAGATGATCAGGAGTGATTTCCTTGCTGGACACTGGAAACCATACCTACTTCGTGCTCTCACACTTCAACCATGTTACAATGGCCCAATAATTGGTGGTGAG GTGGTTGCCCAGATCCTCCAGGACACTGCTGTTGGAAAGAAATGTGTTTCTGATAAA TCTAGTGGTGCAAGAAGATTGCAAGATGCCATGGTCTCAGGATATGTGCTTCAAAGGGCTCCTGGGAGAGATGCAGGCATTCCTGACTGGTACTCTCTGTCTAAAACTGAAACTGAAACTGGTGCTGGTCCGACCTCAAAAAATGTTGCTACAAAGGAAAGTGCAGCATC ATCCAGATGTATTGAAGACTTTGAGATACTCCATGGGGACCTTCAAGGATTAACAGATACGATAGAATTTTTGAAGAGCTTATCTGAACTTAGTGGAAATGATTTGAAGAGCTCCAAGAAGCAACGCCTAGAGAGAACTGCAGCATCTGTTCTTTTTGACTGGGAG ACGGAAATATATGTAGCAAGGGCACCTGGACGTTTGGACGTCATGGGTGGCATTGCTGATTATTCAGGAAGTCTCGTTTTGCAG ATGCCCCTTCGGGAAGCCTGCCATGTTGCTGTTCAGAGAAGCCATCCCAGCAAGCAGAAGCTTTGGGAACATACAAAAGCAAGACAGCTTGAGAACGCAGGCTTGGTGCCTGTGGTACAAATT GTGTCATTTGGTTCTGATTTGAGTAACCGTGCACCAACTTTCAATATGGACCTGACAGATTTTATGGATGGTGGAAAACCAATATCCTATGAGAAAGCCAGAGAGCTTTTCTGTCAGGATCCATCCCAAAA ATGGGCTGCCTATGTTGCTGGAACAATTCTAGTTTTGATGACTGAACTTGGTGCCCAGTTCACTGACAGCATTAGCATTCTG GTTTCATCTGCTGTGCCAGAAGGAAAAGGTGTTTCATCTTCTGCATCAGTGGAGGTTTCTACAATGTCTGCTATTGCCGCAGCCTATG GTTTAAACATCATACCAAGGGATCTTGCTTTGCTTTGTCAGAAG GTTGAGAATCATGTAGTTGGAGCTCCTTGTGGGGTAATGGATCAAATGGCATCTGCATGTGGAGAAGCTAATAAACTCCTCGCAATGGTTTGCCAG CCTGCAGAAGTCAAGGAATTGGTTGGCATACCAACTCATATACGTTTCTGGGGTCTAGATTCAGGGATACGGCATAG TGTTGGCGGGGGAGATTATGGATCTGTAAGGGTAGGCACTTACATGGGACGAAAGATGATCAAGTGTGCAGCATCAGATTTAGTTTCAGAGTCCTTGACTTCAGGCCCCCCTGTTCAGTCTGATTGTTATAAAGAAAATGGTATGGGGGTACTGAAATCTGAAGCTGCACTGGAGTATTTGTGCAACCTACCACCTCACAG ATATGAAGCTGTTTACGCAAAAGACATTCCAGAGGTGATTAGTGGAGAAGCATTTTCAGAGAAATATGGAGATCACGACGACACAGTGACAGTTATTGATCCTAAAAGATCTTACAGTGTGAAGGCTCCTACTAGACATCCCATATATGAAAACTTCCGTGTTGAG GCCTTCAAAACATTATTAGCGGCAGGTAATACAGATGAGCAGCTGTCAGCCCTTGGAGAACTTATGTACCAG TGCCACAACAGCTACAGCGCGTGTGGCCTTGGTTCTGATGGGACTGACAGACTAGTCAATCTGGTACGAGAAATGCAACACATGAAGACATCCGAAGGCGGGAGCCCCAGTCTATTTGGCGCAAAGATCACCGGCGGAGGCTCCGGCGGCACAGTATGTGTCATTGGGAAGAACTGCGCCAGGAGCAGTGAAGAGATTGCAGAG ATTCAGCGCAGATACAAGGCTGAGACCGGGTATCTGCCCATTCTTTTCGATGGATCGTCTCCAGGAGCTGGGAAATTTGGTTACCTGAAGATCCGACGTCGTTGTCCCTAG